One stretch of Natronobacterium gregoryi SP2 DNA includes these proteins:
- a CDS encoding oxidoreductase: MGWTADDVPELAGHTVVVTGANSGIGLETTRELAREDATVVMACRDRERGKAAARDVRGDVPDADLRIEECDLASLESIRAFADRLLETGLAIDALVNNAGTMAIPRRTTEDGFETQFGVNHLGHFALTGLLLERLATDGEEPARVVTVSSALHERGEIDFDDLHGEASYDRWDAYSRSKLANVLFAYELERRFRTGDENALSVAVHPGYADTSLQFRGIEGRGSWLRTATRRLANAAVAQSPEDGALPTLYAVTAPDVEGGAYYGPGGLMALRGPPERQSSSTASYDGETARRLWERSVELTGVSYGLPRPPESDHDDETSTLEPID; encoded by the coding sequence ATGGGCTGGACAGCCGACGACGTCCCCGAACTGGCAGGCCACACGGTCGTCGTCACCGGCGCAAACAGCGGCATCGGCCTCGAGACGACCCGGGAGCTCGCACGCGAGGACGCGACGGTCGTCATGGCCTGTCGAGATCGAGAGCGTGGCAAGGCGGCTGCTCGCGACGTTCGCGGGGACGTTCCCGACGCAGACCTTCGAATCGAGGAGTGTGACCTCGCCAGTCTCGAGTCGATCCGGGCGTTTGCCGACCGACTCCTCGAAACAGGACTTGCGATCGACGCCCTCGTCAACAACGCCGGAACGATGGCGATCCCACGCCGGACGACCGAAGACGGGTTCGAGACCCAGTTCGGCGTCAACCACCTCGGTCACTTCGCACTCACCGGCCTGCTCCTCGAGCGACTGGCAACCGACGGCGAGGAGCCAGCGCGAGTCGTCACGGTCTCGAGTGCGTTGCACGAACGCGGCGAGATCGACTTCGACGACCTCCACGGCGAGGCGTCCTACGACAGGTGGGACGCCTACAGCCGGTCGAAACTCGCCAACGTGTTGTTTGCCTACGAACTCGAGCGGCGGTTCCGGACGGGCGACGAGAACGCCCTGAGCGTCGCTGTCCATCCGGGGTATGCCGACACCAGCCTCCAGTTTCGCGGTATCGAGGGGCGAGGGTCGTGGCTTCGGACTGCAACGCGACGGCTCGCCAACGCCGCCGTCGCCCAGTCACCCGAAGACGGCGCACTGCCGACGCTGTACGCTGTGACTGCACCGGACGTCGAAGGCGGCGCGTACTACGGCCCCGGCGGTCTCATGGCTCTGCGTGGCCCACCCGAACGCCAGTCCTCCTCGACGGCATCCTACGACGGTGAGACTGCTCGTCGACTCTGGGAACGCTCCGTCGAACTGACCGGCGTCAGCTACGGTCTGCCACGCCCGCCAGAGTCCGACCACGACGACGAAACGTCGACGCTCGAGCCGATCGACTGA